From one Brachypodium distachyon strain Bd21 chromosome 4, Brachypodium_distachyon_v3.0, whole genome shotgun sequence genomic stretch:
- the LOC100835779 gene encoding protein MANNAN SYNTHESIS-RELATED 1 isoform X1: MVDPRQVVAGFLTLSMFVMLGNMIKHDHFTPASELSLEATGAEFNAMKIADTAEMSKVDGDGVELLKETNEEIKPCWTKPSPKVQQSNGFVTLSLTIGPEYHTSQIADAVVIARYLGATLVLPEIRGNELGKMRKFEDMYDVEKFTSSLNGVVKVVHKLPDEWTAKKPAVIRVPNRVTEEFILETIQPIFQTNSYLRLAIIFSSVSLKPKGTNNKDLDSTACHAMFSGLKLKPEYSEVSKQMLDRLKELSKKSDGKVLAVDMRTDLLGKKICKTSGGARRKGCYNPQEVLNFLKKVGFAANTTIYLTETWWHKGLNNLKKAFPNTYTKDDIMPTENKGEFLNSGDSDLSRALDLEICSKSDIFVPAIAGMFYGHVTGKRIASGLTQILVPAPMASASSQASDFISTYISKKSHFAYSCYC, translated from the exons ATGGTGGACCCGAGGCAGGTGGTGGCGGGGTTCCTGACCCTCTCCATGTTCGTCATGCTCGGTAACATGATCAAGCACGACCACTTCACCCCCGCCTCCGAG CTGAGCTTGGAGGCAACAGGTGCGGAATTCAATGCAATGAAGATCGCAGATACCGCTGAAATGTCCAAGGTCGATGGGGATGGAGTGGAGCTCCTTAAGGAGACTAATGAGGAGATTAAACCTTGCTGGACCAAGCCAAGCCCAA AGGTTCAGCAGTCTAACGGTTTTGTTACATTGTCGTTGACTATCGGCCCTGAATACCATACATCACAG ATTGCTGATGCTGTAGTTATTGCAAGGTATCTGGGTGCAACACTTGTACTTCCAGAAATCAGAGGGAATGAATTAGGAAAGATGCG AAAATTTGAGGACATGTACGACGTGGAGAAATTCACTAGCAGCTTGAATGGTGTTGTCAAAGTAGTACATAAACTTCCTGATGAATGGACTGCTAAGAAGCCAGCAGTTATTAGAGTACCAAACCGGGTGACAGAAGAGTTCATCCTGGAAACCATTCAGCCCATCTTCCAAACAAATAGTTACTTACGACTTGCGATTATTTTCTCTTCAGTAAGTTTAAAACCAAAAGGAACGAATAACAAGGACCTGGATTCAACTGCTTGTCATGCGATGTTCAGTGGCCTCAAACTGAAGCCGGAATATTCAGAAGTATCCAAACAGATGTTGGACAGGCTTAAAGAACTGAGCAAGAAATCAGATGGCAAGGTGTTGGCTGTTGATATGCGGACTGACTTGCTAGGGAAGAAGATTTGTAAAACAAGTGGAGGTGCAAGAAGGAAAGGCTGTTATAATCCCCAGGAGGTTTTGAATTTTCTGAAGAAGGTTGGGTTCGCTGCTAATACAACCATCTACTTGACAGAGACATGGTGGCACAAAGGCCTGAATAATCTGAAGAAAGCATTTCCAAACACTTATACCAAG GACGATATAATGCCAACGGAGAACAAAGGTGAATTCCTGAATTCTGGTGATTCAGATCTATCAAGAGCTCTGGACCTTGAGATCTGCTCAAAGAGCGATATCTTCGTCCCTGCTATTGCCGGCATGTTCTACGGACATGTCACTGGCAAGAGGATTGCGTCAGGCCTGACCCAAATCCTTGTTCCTGCTCCCATGGCTAGCGCTTCATCACAGGCTTCAGACTTCATCTCCACCTATATCTCGAAGAAGAGCCACTTTGCCTACTCATGCTACTGTTAG
- the LOC100835779 gene encoding protein MANNAN SYNTHESIS-RELATED 1 isoform X2: protein MIQVHGLELSLEATGAEFNAMKIADTAEMSKVDGDGVELLKETNEEIKPCWTKPSPKVQQSNGFVTLSLTIGPEYHTSQIADAVVIARYLGATLVLPEIRGNELGKMRKFEDMYDVEKFTSSLNGVVKVVHKLPDEWTAKKPAVIRVPNRVTEEFILETIQPIFQTNSYLRLAIIFSSVSLKPKGTNNKDLDSTACHAMFSGLKLKPEYSEVSKQMLDRLKELSKKSDGKVLAVDMRTDLLGKKICKTSGGARRKGCYNPQEVLNFLKKVGFAANTTIYLTETWWHKGLNNLKKAFPNTYTKDDIMPTENKGEFLNSGDSDLSRALDLEICSKSDIFVPAIAGMFYGHVTGKRIASGLTQILVPAPMASASSQASDFISTYISKKSHFAYSCYC from the exons ATGATTCAAGTACATGGACTAGAG CTGAGCTTGGAGGCAACAGGTGCGGAATTCAATGCAATGAAGATCGCAGATACCGCTGAAATGTCCAAGGTCGATGGGGATGGAGTGGAGCTCCTTAAGGAGACTAATGAGGAGATTAAACCTTGCTGGACCAAGCCAAGCCCAA AGGTTCAGCAGTCTAACGGTTTTGTTACATTGTCGTTGACTATCGGCCCTGAATACCATACATCACAG ATTGCTGATGCTGTAGTTATTGCAAGGTATCTGGGTGCAACACTTGTACTTCCAGAAATCAGAGGGAATGAATTAGGAAAGATGCG AAAATTTGAGGACATGTACGACGTGGAGAAATTCACTAGCAGCTTGAATGGTGTTGTCAAAGTAGTACATAAACTTCCTGATGAATGGACTGCTAAGAAGCCAGCAGTTATTAGAGTACCAAACCGGGTGACAGAAGAGTTCATCCTGGAAACCATTCAGCCCATCTTCCAAACAAATAGTTACTTACGACTTGCGATTATTTTCTCTTCAGTAAGTTTAAAACCAAAAGGAACGAATAACAAGGACCTGGATTCAACTGCTTGTCATGCGATGTTCAGTGGCCTCAAACTGAAGCCGGAATATTCAGAAGTATCCAAACAGATGTTGGACAGGCTTAAAGAACTGAGCAAGAAATCAGATGGCAAGGTGTTGGCTGTTGATATGCGGACTGACTTGCTAGGGAAGAAGATTTGTAAAACAAGTGGAGGTGCAAGAAGGAAAGGCTGTTATAATCCCCAGGAGGTTTTGAATTTTCTGAAGAAGGTTGGGTTCGCTGCTAATACAACCATCTACTTGACAGAGACATGGTGGCACAAAGGCCTGAATAATCTGAAGAAAGCATTTCCAAACACTTATACCAAG GACGATATAATGCCAACGGAGAACAAAGGTGAATTCCTGAATTCTGGTGATTCAGATCTATCAAGAGCTCTGGACCTTGAGATCTGCTCAAAGAGCGATATCTTCGTCCCTGCTATTGCCGGCATGTTCTACGGACATGTCACTGGCAAGAGGATTGCGTCAGGCCTGACCCAAATCCTTGTTCCTGCTCCCATGGCTAGCGCTTCATCACAGGCTTCAGACTTCATCTCCACCTATATCTCGAAGAAGAGCCACTTTGCCTACTCATGCTACTGTTAG